The nucleotide window CCAATTAGATCCTTAGGTCCCACAATCCAACTGGACCAACATATGGTCATCAGAGCATGGGTCTGATCCACGTTTTCCAATATCCTATCTGGATCGTCGATATGGTAGAAGATAACGACCTGGACAGTCAAATGGTCCAGATTGTCAATTTGAGCGGATTGATCATTAAGCAATGGCCAGCTCTTCAACTTGGACAGTTGTGATCTTTGATCTAGATCCATAGCTGGCCCTGATCTAGGCCTGAATGCACTTTGATGGCTGTATCTTCAATAACACAGCTTTTAAGCCCACTAGGACCAGTATAGTGTATTGGCCTCACACGTaggaagaaaatggatggtttaaacaGTTCACTGGTGTGCCATATTCAAAATACACATATGGCCAACACGCCAACTTGATGATCAGAGGAGCCTGGCTTTTGGGCCATAACACAATACAGTGGAGCCACCTGTTGAATGGCCTGGATCAGACACACATGttccacattggcacatgtggtaaGAATCGAGTTTAGATTGTTACTCGAGCAGCAAAATTGCTCATTTTGTATTATTTCTGTTCATCTTCTTCAAGGTTATTCACTAATTTGTGTCATTGATCATTTGATTCTGCAGACTTGTTCAAGACTGTTACAGAAGGAGACTAGATACTTGGGGTTGATCGAACACCTTATTGTTGAAAGTATCTAAGGTCAGTTGGGATTCTGTTATTCTTGATGTTACCTGTTTATGTAAAGAGGGATTATATGATGCTTGACCTGAGGATATGCATGCTATACTTGGGTTTCAGTTTGTAAAAATGGGGCTCATCTTTATTGTGATTCAGACATATGGTCCACAAGCCCACCATTGGTGGGCATGGTTTGAAGGCTTCCACAACTTGGCCATCCCCATGTTAATGGCTTTTCTTAGACTTATTTATGCATGTGATGATAACCTGTTAGTTTGTGACTACATAAATCAATAAAACATTTATATCACTATATTCTTCTATAGACTAGCCAGGCAGATTATGACACCACAACATGTGAGATCTCTAGAAAAAAGGCTAATTGTCCATCAGTTCCAAAGGCTTCCAGCAAGACAAGGGCAATATCATCCAATTTTAAAGATGAGGCAAGCATTTCTTCCCCACACTGTATTATTATCTCCATTCCCCCCTTAAGCTAACCGCACAAAACATTGAAACCGCAGACAACAAATAGACTCCATAATACTCATTGTGTTATAAACAATAGAAGTTCCTCCATTTAGGGCTTCAATTTGGGTTCAGGTCAACTCGAACCTCATTGACCCAATCCAAGTTTCTGtagggttgggtcaggttgtcaaggtccCTGAGTCCAGTTCATATTGGAAAACACCAACCCGATTTGAAATCAGCCTGTGTTCAGGTTAAGAAAAtgtggattgggttgggttgggaataatcacatgtatttgggtccgGTTGGTCTAGTATAGAGGAATTCGGGTTGGGCACCTCGGGTTGGGTCCCTTTGAGGTCAGGTTGGGCCTGGGTTGACCCTCAACTTTACCTAACCttgcccaagttgcacccctaccTCCAATAAAACCTTGTACAAGCATTTACCAGAAAGAACATATAAAATGATGGTGGAAACACATGAGCTTTCCACGAAAGAACATATAAAATGATGGTGGAAACACATGAACATGACCATTCAGTTGTTGATAGCAAAGTACGACGACCGTAAAACAATTAGTTAAACCAGTCAGCTAATTATCTATGCTGTTCATGGTTTTGGACCAGTAATCCAAATCAGTATCTCTGAATATGCCTTCTTGTGATGCCTTTAAACCCAAATGGCAACTTGTACAATATAACAGTGAAATACAGCTATAAAACCCTTGTATAAGAGGAATGGTCAATACAACCATAGTATGGTAAGCTTGCAATGCTACATTTTTCCCGCCAACTTAGCGCAGGCATATGAAATCTGCTCCAagcgtgcaaaaggtgggccctgtCATGAAGATTGTGGGCACGAAAACAAGCTGATCCTGTCGTGGGAGACACCATAGTAATCAATTGAGTACCAACAATCTGACCCGATGTACAGGTGTGGCCTATCTGAtgagtggatcggcctgattttcgtGCCAGGTATCTTCATGATATTTACCACCTTTTGCATGTCTCAGTTgtcctacatgagatgcattggCCAAAAAATTGTGCAGGATGGTGAGCTTAGCATCCTATGGTTGTATTTGATTGTTCCTCTATAAACTAATCTAATCGCAAGACTCAACAATGCCCTGTTGTTTTGgggaaattaatccaaataaaattttcaaaacataTAATCTAACAATTGAACCTAAATCAACATCTCCATGATTGAAACCCGATCTATGGTTGCCTCCACAAGCACaaaaaatgttaaaaaagaaGAGATTTTCTTGTGAGAAAAGATCTGCTAAGCGTAACAAAAATCAATAGGTGTAAGGCTGCATTTGAGTTGGGACGCAAGAAAGTCAATCCCAACTTTCTCTCAGATTTGGTAGCagaatttccaaaaatcatgaaacagCACACGGTGTGGATTGCAAACAGCTCTTTTTCCCAGTACATAACAAAAAACCATTTCACGATCTTTGGAAATTCTTACTATGAGTAAAtattccaaaatcacaaattatttTTCTCCACTTTTTAGATGGTCATGATCCAAACTTATCTAAACCTACAAATAACCTTCGTAAACAAGACAAATTGAGAATTCTCAAGCTAAAGCATTtcaagaagttggagaggaatgGAGGGAGGGAGAGCCCAATCAAACTGAAAGCATACCATTTTTCATTAAATCACTTCTCTTTGGCAACTTCCCTGAGAGGCCAATCATCTGCTTCACTGAGCCATGGGCTCCACATGTATGTACTACAAACCTTATATGGTGTGCATATCCACAATACCTCCTTTGAAAATGTCCATGCATTTACCCTTTGCATCTTTCATTAGCAGGTTTATAAAGGAAACATAGAAACTTCAATAGCTACATTGCTTTCTGGTATTTTCATTTCCAGGCCCCCTTTATAATTTTGTGCAGTACATATTTCAGTGGTCAATGGTGCAAGATAAAATTGCAGATGATGTCAAGAGTTTTTTCCAGGTGCTCGTTGTACATTATTATAAAAAACAAAAGATGGAATCTTTTTTATACTTCAACTGAAAATTGAAGATAATAATGcatgaatttcatttttttccttaGGATTTGGGTTTTATGTATCAATGTAGCCAAAAGCAGGTATTCTCCATTGGAGAGCTTATGCAATTTTACtgctattttatcttttgatgTTGTAATGGAAGAATTTCGAAAACGTCAATATGGGTGTTGCTGCCAATTCTTTTGAGGCCTGTTTGCACCACAAAAGCTTAAATGGATTCATATGATGAACAATTTCAGATAGAGTGGACCTCAGGCTCCATGTCGGTGCCTTTTTGATCTTTTTTGTGGAGGAGAGGCCTGGCTTCTGTGTTCCTTTTCCCCCaagcacaggaaaaaaaaaaaaaaaaaaagagcgtaACATGTGATCTAGGAAGTAATGAGGAGGCCGGCCTGACTGTCAGAAACTGTCGGGAATCCAAATCCATTGAGATTGATATCCAAATAGGCAGTAAAAGAACTACAAAAGCCTGTTATCTTTGGATTTTGCAGAATTATTAATTTAGGTTTGTGCGAACCGGTCAAATAGTTTTGAATTTTGTAAATTCAGCTTCAGCGATGGTAAATTTCCAGCTGCTTGAGACGTTAcactttggttttggttttggcttTCGTTGCGTTTAGTGTTTTTGAATTCCCATTGGTTGGAATAGCTGTTCTCCCCAAAGTGTGCTCATTTCTTGTAAAATGAGCAACAAGGTCAATTGCTATTTTGAGCCAGTTCGAATAGAAAAGCTCACTTGACCATTGCTAGTCATGATTTTTGTGCTTCCCAAACAGGCTTCACCTCATGTGGGATGAATGCCCATTTGGGTCATTTTCAAATGCATTGCAGTAGTGAATTCAAATGCAGTAATTAGTTGGGTAGCATGGCAATGACCAAATTGCAAATACCTTTCCTAGAGTGACTCGGAGAAttgtaactgcaatttgagggtaCCTCAAGTTGCAAAATATTGGATGGCTAGGACTTTGAGCGGGAATTCCTATTCCAATCCACCTCCAGATAGACAATTATTTTTGTGATTATGTTTCCCTAATATTATACTTGTGACCTGTTTGGATTACCATTTACCACAGTAATGTAAAGGAAATATGTCGTTATTATGATTTTACTACCGTTAAACCAAACACAAGAATCGTTAGTTAAATGCAAATGATTTCAGGAGATGGGTAATGGAATctgtaatcattacacttttcatAGCATTACTATAGAAATCCGTGTCATGGATGTGATGATATAACATTTAAGTAATAGAAAATACCAAAATCACAATTTTACTATCGATAAACCAAACATGAGAATCGACGGTTAAATGTTAATGTTGCCACGAGATAGGTAAAGAAATTCAAAGTCATTGCACTTTTCCTTTTAACTGGTAATTGGTAATCCAAACAGGCTCTAAGTATCTATTATTAGTGAAGCATTTACCCTagtttaatatttatatatagaaTTGAGTTGAAGCATTTACCCTAGTAATTCAATtaagtctttgagtcaacccaaccGGGCTGGATATCAAGTTGAGTTTATGAGGTTTTAAGCTACTATGTATGGTGGCCACAGATGAGTTCATACATCTTTTACTCCTCTTTATTTTGTCATTTAGGTCCATTCTTTCATTTTTTACATTATCATACCCATTtgataatattgtatatatggaGAAAAGCATATCTAGATGGATAGTGTTCCTAGTTGCGCCGGGATACACTTGGACGGTCCAACTGATCCATCTTTAGGTCTGAAACACAATTCATGTCTAACATGTGAAATCAAACTGATGGGATGATCTGATCCATCGATCCGTAAGTtgccttttctttcccttttgtatccatccatttttccaagccatggaatggatggttcggatcgtttgatagaagtgattctttagaaccaTAAGAAATGGGTATCAATAAATATATGGTGCAATCTGCTCATTGGAACTAATTTCTttaaatgatctggaccgtccatcttgatAGGCTATTGGTTGGGTAGTTAAGAGTTGTCcattcaatgtgattttttgCATGGTGGCCCTTTAAATGTCTGCCAAACCTAATGGAAAGTCCAGATTGATTGATTAAAATGTTCAAGTGTCCACGTGCAACTAGGAGCACAGTAACTTACAGTGCTCTGGGTGCAACGATCATTTCTCAAGAAGAAAGAAACTGAAAAAGAACCTTGAAATACATGCCAGAAAAGGATACTACATCTAGAATCATTCCTACCACATAAAAACTCACAGACCAGATCGACccaaatgccctaaaataaaggggcccaccttaaatcaTTCCTACTACATAAAAACTCACAAACCAGATCATGTCCAAGGATAAAGGGGCCCACCTAGAATCATGCTTTTCCTTTTGAAAAATGATAGGCTCCTACTTTAAAACTCAGTTCTATGTTGAACAGACCCATTTCAGTATGAAGGATAGATAACATGATCAAACCATGGGCCATTGGGCAAGACCTGTGGGTCCACATCTAAACAAAGTCGCTCTAGGGAAGAATTTGGGTCATTTGCAAATTCACTGCACTTGTCCATGTCCTCTCTTTGCAAGGGAGGCATTTGTAAGTTATCACCACTGTTGAAGGCGTGATTGCCGTTTACACTCGGAGGAACTTGTTGATCGGATGGGTCGCGAAAATTCATCAGATCATCTTGCTGGGAAGAAAATTGGAAGTCGCTGATGCCATTGATTAGTTGAGAACTCCCATATCCGACGACTTCAGCCATTGGATGTCCCGCGTGAGTCGTAAGAAGTTCTATTTCTTCTTGTAAATTGGCTACCTGCAAGATCATGTTAGGGATCAATGTCATTCCATGGCCCACTTAAATTGGCAATGGGATACAAAAGTCCAGGTGGGAATTTACTGGACCCAACAAActgttcatgtggcccacttttggggATTCAAATTATTCATGTGGTGGGCCCATGATGGATCAATGGCTCATAAAAAAAGTACATTGAACTAGAGAAGGGAACTTAAGTGTTACAACATGGATACCTGTTGCTGAAGTGCAAAGATATGAGCAACACAACCATATATGGGATCTCTAACACGAGCCTGCGCTTCGTAGGAGATGGTGATGGCGGCTTCGCTGCGGCAGTGGACCGGAAGGTGGGACAGTAGCTTGGACACATTGCTTGCACCGAAGATCCTGTGGATTGCGGCAAAGTGGGCCGCGCCCTCGTCGTGACAGAAGTATGGTGCAAAAATGCAACCATGAATGCATTTCCTCCTCAAGAACTTACATGCCCCGCATGAAGATCCATGGCTAGACATCCTCACAGACTCTCCTATAAGCTTAATCAGCTTCAATGGCTAACGACCCTTGATTATTAGAAACAAGAAATGGGATTTCATTCTTTATAACCATCATTGAAGAGTTTAAAAAAGAAGGCCTGATATGTTAAAAGTAATCTCTTTTTAAGTGACAATGGCAATTTCCTACTTTAGTTAAAAGTAAGTTCTCATGGGTCTCCTTTGTGGCCTACATGGTCATGCTCAACATTCCTAACATTTACTATTCCATGCCTTAAATGGAGTTTTAATTGTAAGATtcctttatgtgggccacctatCATCAAGATCGGCGATTGGATGGGATCGTTCCACCATGGATCGCGCATAATCTGAATACCATCCTGATCAGCCAATCATAGACGTTCAAGGACCTcgaaaaaaaatggacggtgaaGTTAATTTTATTCTTACCATCCATTTTGCATGCCCTTAATCGTACAGCTGTGATTATATGACCATGGTTATTTGAGGTTTGCCTACAATTCACAGTATTCCCCTACCACCAAATGGTCTTTGTTGACCATACACTCAGGTAGACTGAACTCAGACCTCAATAAGATAGAATTAGTACTAGATCATAGCTGTCAATAAGATAGAATTAGTAGTAGATCATAGCGCTGATAATCATCCATTTAAAAAGATGAGTTTTCAAATGCACAAAAATAGTGTTCAAAAATAGCATTTTAGTGTAACATCAatgtcattaataaagaaaagaatGTTTATTTAGTTGTAGCTAGCTTATGTGTCCTATGCTAGAAATATGTAGGGAGGAGCGTTCATATGCGCTTGATTGACAGGTGCCTAGAAATGATGCGCAGGCATATATTAATTTGATTTAAACACACTAAATTGTGAAACCCACTATATCTAAGTTATAGTCTAAAAATCAtattggttgaataatcctaacctcttattAGTGGACAATTGTTGGAatatgaccattggatatttcattttttaatggtcgaatgAAGGGGCATTTGGACTGTAAGTTAATTTAGATATGGTAGTTTATCTTGGTTTGTACTTATCTAACggaacaacatacttatcagttaaaaattagaaaaatatgtTTGGCTTCCAACATCATAAGTATTTATCGCTTGAGTCTATTCGGTTCCCCTAACATCCGTTGTCCATCTGTGAGGCCAACCTTCGATGTGGACCGTTCAATGTATGAACCCTacttttgatgtgggtcatccatcatgtgccaACTTGAatgtgagtcattcatcattagaggcTGACCTTTAATGTacattgtccattatgtggggcccactttcaaaaTCCACTGCccaatcatgtggagcccacctttgatgtggactgtccatcatgtgggccccacctccaatgtggcccatccatcatgtggggcctgcaaCATGGGCCGCTCATCAATAGggcttacctttgatgtggaccgtccatcatgcggggcccaccttgatttggatcatccatcatgtggggcccaccttgatgtgccatcatgtgggggccaccattattaattgcctatcatgtggagcccacctttgatgtagcttgtccatgggccccaccttccaTGTGGGTTACCCATAATCTAGTGCTTGCCTTGGAtgggggccattcatcattagggacgacctttgatgtggattgtctatcatttggggccaccttgatgtggggccagcttcaatgtccactgcccatcatgtgggcccactgttgatgtggaccgtccatcatgtgggccccacctttgaagtgggtcatcaATCATATCTACCCATTTTGAACATCGGCTATTTACACAGAGGCTAAACATTGATgcgggccatccattatgtgggttcaCGTCAATATGGGTGAACCATCATGTGgtgctcacctttgatgtggaccctctgtcatgtaggccccacctctgatgtggacagttcatcatgtggggcctcctttaATATGTACCATgtgagagagaagtagaaaagtgaAAAGTTGAAATgccataaaattttttaaaaatttaaagaaaaaaataacttaa belongs to Magnolia sinica isolate HGM2019 chromosome 8, MsV1, whole genome shotgun sequence and includes:
- the LOC131254118 gene encoding LOB domain-containing protein 29-like; the protein is MSSHGSSCGACKFLRRKCIHGCIFAPYFCHDEGAAHFAAIHRIFGASNVSKLLSHLPVHCRSEAAITISYEAQARVRDPIYGCVAHIFALQQQVANLQEEIELLTTHAGHPMAEVVGYGSSQLINGISDFQFSSQQDDLMNFRDPSDQQVPPSVNGNHAFNSGDNLQMPPLQREDMDKCSEFANDPNSSLERLCLDVDPQVLPNGPWFDHVIYPSY